In Thermodesulfobacteriota bacterium, the genomic stretch TCCCTGCTATGGTCTAACAATTCTACCCATTTGTTATCCAGCTTACCGGTTTTAACGTACTTCTCTTCAAGATATCTTGCCACACAGGCATGGCTCTTTTCCCGGAAGCCATCAAAAAACAGGATAGTCCTGGCTGCATGAAACATTACCATATAAGAAGCTAGAATTGACGAGTTAAACGCATCTCCCATTAAAGAATTCTCCGCTTCCTTCAACCACTCTCGTGCCTTTTTTAAAGATTGCATGGCCTTACCTTTTGAAGGCGGGATTTTTCTAAGCAACCCTTCTCTCATACAATCATTATAATTGAATGGCATCTTTTTCACCGTAAATGACGATTGAACCAAATGCCAATGAGTGGTAGAAAAGCTCGTCGTCTTCTTTCATTTTCTCAATCTTCTTGGTAGTTAAGAATAGAGGCTTTACATTCTTTATTTTCTTATTCATTTGGGCACTTAAAGAAGCGACTTCCTCATCGCTTACGTCCTTAATCTTTATCCAGAGGTCCACGTCAGACTCATCTGCATTTTCGCCTTTGGCGCAGCTTCCATAAAGGCCAACGGCTTCCACAAAGTCAAACTTTTTAAAAATTTTTACATCAATACCAGTTATATTCAATAAAATTTTGGTGGCTTTTGTGACTGCCGAATTAGTAACAAGGTATTTACCATTCGACCTTCTGGCGATTCCCTCTTTAGCCAAAATATCAAGATATTTAGAAACCAGCCCTTTGCTTATATTAAGCCTGGCGGCAATGACATTGACACTGATAGACTGCTCGCTAAAGATAACAGACTTCAGTATCTTGATCCGTTCTTTTGTAGAAAAAATGCTTTCCACTCTTGCCTCCTGACAAATGTTCACAATATATGAACGATTTGTTCACATTTTATGAACATCTAAGCAGATTG encodes the following:
- a CDS encoding HEPN domain-containing protein: MPFNYNDCMREGLLRKIPPSKGKAMQSLKKAREWLKEAENSLMGDAFNSSILASYMVMFHAARTILFFDGFREKSHACVARYLEEKYVKTGKLDNKWVELLDHSREIRHNDQYDLSFFSTKEDAENALKSAKNFFATMESLFKTILK
- a CDS encoding nucleotidyltransferase domain-containing protein → MESIFSTKERIKILKSVIFSEQSISVNVIAARLNISKGLVSKYLDILAKEGIARRSNGKYLVTNSAVTKATKILLNITGIDVKIFKKFDFVEAVGLYGSCAKGENADESDVDLWIKIKDVSDEEVASLSAQMNKKIKNVKPLFLTTKKIEKMKEDDELFYHSLAFGSIVIYGEKDAIQL